In Lepus europaeus isolate LE1 chromosome 8, mLepTim1.pri, whole genome shotgun sequence, a single genomic region encodes these proteins:
- the LOC133765336 gene encoding LOW QUALITY PROTEIN: F-box only protein 7-like (The sequence of the model RefSeq protein was modified relative to this genomic sequence to represent the inferred CDS: inserted 1 base in 1 codon) → MGRAQALAGNEPRELAELGLSMKKQLWNGVASWKESPGSQVHGAAAQQEGNSPASRTKGKQERREAVQNICRAQTGDKDSFNYCHDDLAMSMFLAVGVHFLEAATTEGTETVVINLMQLFEFHLAPPGSWTVEAEAIPDVVDVEEGTGFCPSEPMLCSDAVEGQVPHSLEALHQSADCWNASDALILLLHLLMLESGYIPQGTEAKALSMPEQWKASGVYRLQYTHPLCEGGSAALTCLPLGNLVVVNATLKINNEIKXVKRLQLLPESFVGIGEPGENAAKIYRDLQKLSCLFKDQLVYPVLAFTWQALNLPKTNTSLRWRSHQFTHPWAWGDTWPVPSTQTAI, encoded by the exons ATGGGAAGAGCCCAGGCGTTGGCAGGGAATGAGCCCAGAGAgttggcagagctggggctgagcatgAAGAAGCAGCTGTGGAATGGTGTTGCTTCTTGGAAGGAGAGTCCAGGGAGCCAGGTCCATGGTGCGGCTGCACAACAAGAAGGGAACTCCCCTGCCTCGAGAACAAAGGGGAAGCAGGAAAGAAGAGAAGCAGTCCAGAACATTTGTAGGGCACAGACAGGAG ATAAAGACAGCTTCAACTACTGTCATGATGATCTG gcCATGTCCATGTTTTTGGCAGTAGGAGTTCATTTTTTAGAAGCTGCTACCACAGAGGGCACTGAAACAGTTGTGATTAACCTCATGCAGTTGTtcgaatttcat CTCGCGCCACCAGGATCATGGACTGTGGAAGCTGAAGCAATTCCAGATGTTGTAGATGTGGAAGAGGGCACGGGCTTCTGTCCCTCAGAACCGATGCTGTGCAGCGACGCCGTGGAGGGGCAGGTGCCACACTCGCTGGAGGCCCTGCATCAGTCAGCTGACTGCTGGAACGCCAGCGATGCCTTGATCTTGTTGCTGCATCTTCTCATGTTGGAGTCAGGGTACATACCTCAGGGGACCGAAGCCAAAGCCCTGTCCATGCCGGAGCAGTGGAAGGCTAGTGGTGTGTACAGGCTGCAGTACACGCATCCCCTCTGTGAGGGAGGCTCTGCTGCGCTCACCTGCCTGCCTCTGGGAAACCTCGTCGTCGTGAACGCTACTCTAAAAATCAACAATGAGATTA GTGTGAAAAGATTGCAGCTCCTGCCAGAATCTTTTGTTGGCATAGGAGAACCAGGGGAAAATGCAGCCAAGATATACAGAGATCTTCAGAAGCTCTCCTGCCTCTTCAAAGACCAGCTGGTGTATCCTGTTCTGGCTTTTACTTGGCAAGCCCTGAACTTGCCAAAGACTAATACTTCCCTACGTTGGAGATCCCATCAATTCACTCATCCCTGGGCCTGGGGAGACACCTGGCCAGTTCCCTCCACTCAGACCGCGATTTGA